The following proteins are encoded in a genomic region of Candidatus Methylospira mobilis:
- a CDS encoding SIR2 family protein, which translates to MDSATNIKSSVRKVLAEVLRASKASPASIHRSLMQFADRGAAKTIVRTNFDLLLEGAAAKRSSQAIQSYALGEIPRRGRHEAFSGVLHIHGALNAIRPEPRI; encoded by the coding sequence ATGGACAGCGCAACCAATATAAAAAGCAGCGTGAGAAAAGTATTGGCGGAAGTACTGCGCGCTTCAAAAGCCAGCCCCGCATCCATTCATCGCTCGTTGATGCAATTTGCCGACCGAGGTGCAGCCAAAACGATAGTCAGAACGAACTTCGATTTACTGCTTGAGGGTGCTGCCGCCAAACGTTCCAGTCAGGCAATCCAAAGCTATGCGCTGGGAGAAATTCCACGACGAGGACGGCATGAGGCTTTCTCGGGTGTCCTGCATATCCACGGCGCGTTGAACGCGATCCGGCCAGAGCCTCGGATTTGA
- the apaG gene encoding Co2+/Mg2+ efflux protein ApaG, with translation MKNNDIKVNAITQYLESHSEPEAGRYVFAYTITIYNEGDEPSKLLSRHWIITDAEGKKQEVRGDGVVGEQPHLLPGEYFRYSSAAMIGTPVGIMQGEYQMVTDNGEVFETEIAPFTLAIPRTLH, from the coding sequence ATGAAAAACAACGACATCAAGGTCAACGCGATTACCCAGTATCTGGAGTCCCATTCCGAACCGGAAGCCGGGCGCTATGTATTTGCCTATACCATTACCATTTACAACGAAGGTGATGAACCCTCCAAGCTGTTGTCCAGACACTGGATAATTACCGACGCAGAGGGCAAAAAGCAGGAAGTTCGAGGCGACGGCGTCGTCGGCGAACAGCCTCATTTACTGCCGGGCGAATATTTTCGCTACTCCAGCGCGGCGATGATAGGTACTCCGGTCGGCATCATGCAGGGTGAATACCAGATGGTAACCGACAACGGAGAAGTGTTCGAAACCGAAATAGCGCCGTTTACCCTGGCCATACCGCGCACCCTCCACTAG
- a CDS encoding cupredoxin domain-containing protein produces the protein MARLLFALTILLFSHLPAWAAEPDYVEHNDMMDHGDGHLMDAQGAMVMGQNKDKLPGGCDRISEDAKITVHGGHKYSKEYPGTMYSFDMHEWRFKPCTRLTVTFINDDHIRHQWMMHGLPKYLYDKGMFHLEVTGPGSVSGTLILPAEDKTYLVHCDMAQHMEKGMKAQLIVGKGGAPFPSIPGLTDPVIADDYGAGSVATGDGGANAPVSAAAPQQQRGREDASFWSLSLLLGLILGVAGASIWAKKYAGVPTADAAADIFYRAVQGMQALLRFIADILRKLLSRIKYLPGSRQ, from the coding sequence ATGGCTAGGCTGTTATTTGCGCTGACAATATTATTATTTTCGCATCTTCCTGCGTGGGCGGCTGAGCCTGACTATGTCGAGCATAACGACATGATGGATCATGGCGATGGTCATTTGATGGATGCTCAAGGCGCCATGGTAATGGGGCAGAACAAGGATAAGCTGCCCGGCGGATGCGATCGCATTTCCGAAGATGCGAAGATCACCGTGCATGGCGGGCACAAATATTCGAAAGAGTATCCGGGGACGATGTATTCGTTCGATATGCATGAATGGCGGTTCAAGCCTTGTACGCGGTTGACGGTTACATTTATTAACGATGATCACATCCGTCACCAGTGGATGATGCATGGGTTGCCCAAGTATCTGTACGATAAGGGCATGTTTCATCTTGAAGTGACGGGGCCGGGCAGCGTGAGCGGGACATTGATACTCCCCGCCGAAGACAAAACCTATCTGGTGCACTGCGATATGGCGCAGCACATGGAGAAGGGTATGAAAGCCCAGTTGATCGTCGGCAAGGGGGGTGCGCCGTTTCCCAGTATTCCCGGCCTGACCGATCCGGTGATTGCCGACGATTACGGCGCGGGTTCCGTTGCAACGGGTGATGGCGGTGCAAATGCCCCGGTATCTGCTGCTGCGCCGCAGCAACAGCGCGGAAGGGAAGATGCTTCCTTTTGGAGTTTGTCGCTGCTGCTTGGTCTGATTTTGGGAGTTGCGGGCGCTTCCATATGGGCTAAAAAGTACGCAGGTGTGCCTACAGCCGATGCCGCTGCCGATATTTTTTATCGGGCTGTGCAAGGCATGCAGGCGTTGCTGCGTTTTATTGCCGATATCCTGCGCAAGTTGTTGTCGCGCATAAAATACCTGCCGGGCTCCAGGCAGTAG
- a CDS encoding UPF0149 family protein, translated as MNNQSEFTDADLAELEDFFSSEALPESCMYFSMLDGFLAAVKLLPFELELEKCLPWIWDVDSGNARPPFDNEEEQARITALIERYADSIRAQIDEQDYAPMLDVILHSDLSEYYDAGGWCDGFLIGTQLAPDLWDTVFAEEAEALAPLLLLGTEEGEQILSESENAREAALAACEELPDMVEWLAAYFQRPPAEDGSIHRP; from the coding sequence ATGAATAATCAATCAGAGTTTACCGATGCTGATCTTGCGGAACTCGAGGACTTCTTTTCCTCCGAGGCTTTACCTGAGAGCTGCATGTATTTCAGTATGCTGGACGGTTTTCTGGCAGCTGTTAAATTGTTGCCGTTCGAGCTGGAGTTGGAAAAGTGTCTGCCCTGGATATGGGATGTCGATAGCGGCAACGCCAGACCGCCATTCGATAACGAGGAGGAACAGGCGCGCATTACGGCTCTGATCGAGCGCTATGCCGATTCGATACGCGCGCAAATCGATGAGCAGGATTATGCGCCGATGCTGGATGTGATTCTGCACTCCGATTTAAGTGAGTACTATGATGCAGGCGGCTGGTGCGACGGTTTTTTGATAGGCACGCAATTGGCTCCTGATCTCTGGGATACTGTGTTTGCCGAGGAAGCGGAAGCGCTGGCGCCCTTGTTGCTTCTCGGAACCGAGGAGGGTGAGCAGATATTGAGCGAAAGCGAAAATGCCAGGGAAGCTGCGCTCGCGGCGTGTGAGGAGCTGCCTGACATGGTGGAATGGCTGGCAGCTTACTTTCAGCGCCCGCCCGCTGAAGATGGTTCTATCCATCGACCCTGA
- a CDS encoding P-II family nitrogen regulator gives MKEIRAYIQPFMLSKLTQALMEMEDFPGMSVSDCEGFGREIVLAEQEYSPFIAKKRIEIIAPDEMVDSIYRIILNVANTHSPGAGNIYISDIERGTRISTGETGTNEF, from the coding sequence ATGAAAGAAATACGCGCGTACATACAACCGTTTATGCTTTCCAAGCTTACGCAGGCGCTGATGGAAATGGAAGACTTCCCAGGAATGAGCGTTTCAGACTGCGAGGGGTTCGGGCGCGAAATCGTATTGGCGGAACAGGAATACTCGCCATTCATAGCCAAAAAAAGAATAGAAATCATAGCACCCGACGAAATGGTAGACAGCATTTACCGGATAATACTGAATGTAGCCAATACACACAGTCCCGGCGCCGGCAACATCTATATATCCGATATCGAGCGCGGTACACGCATCAGTACCGGTGAAACGGGAACGAACGAATTTTAG
- the secF gene encoding protein translocase subunit SecF, whose protein sequence is MSDNNAKRRYAIDFLGKRHIAVWVSIILSVAAIGSLIGKGINFAIDFTGGTVIEAEFPVQADLVKIRTGLEEAGFRSPVVQNFGSTREVLIRLVPQEGLKGEELKDRVMDVLNQNSELQVKLHRIEFVGPQVGEDLVEDSGMALLLATISILIYVALRFEYRFALGAILATLHDVIMMLGFFSVLQLEFDLSVLAAVLTIMGYSLNDTIVVFDRIRENFRKLRRGDVVEVMNISINETLSRTLMTSFLTLLTVIAMALFGGEIIHNFAVALIVGIVVGTYSSIYVASALALRLGVSRADLLIPEKEGVSDNRP, encoded by the coding sequence GTGTCTGACAACAACGCAAAACGTCGCTACGCTATAGATTTTTTGGGAAAGCGCCATATCGCGGTATGGGTTTCCATTATTTTGAGCGTGGCGGCGATAGGTTCACTGATAGGGAAGGGCATCAATTTCGCGATTGATTTTACCGGAGGCACGGTTATCGAAGCGGAGTTCCCGGTGCAGGCCGATCTGGTGAAAATACGCACGGGTCTGGAAGAAGCCGGTTTCCGCAGTCCGGTAGTGCAGAATTTTGGCAGCACCCGCGAGGTACTGATCAGGCTGGTGCCGCAGGAAGGATTGAAAGGAGAGGAACTCAAGGACCGGGTGATGGACGTGCTTAACCAGAACTCGGAGCTACAGGTGAAACTGCACCGTATCGAGTTTGTCGGACCCCAGGTAGGCGAGGATCTGGTCGAGGATTCCGGCATGGCTTTGTTGCTGGCCACGATCAGCATTCTGATCTACGTCGCACTGCGATTCGAATACCGCTTTGCATTGGGTGCAATTCTGGCGACGCTGCATGACGTGATCATGATGCTGGGTTTCTTCTCGGTATTGCAGCTCGAATTCGACCTGAGCGTGCTGGCTGCCGTGCTGACCATCATGGGTTATTCGCTGAACGACACCATCGTGGTATTCGACCGCATCCGCGAAAACTTCAGAAAGCTGCGCCGAGGCGACGTGGTCGAGGTGATGAATATATCCATCAATGAAACGCTGAGCCGTACCTTGATGACGTCGTTTTTGACGCTGCTGACCGTAATCGCGATGGCGTTGTTCGGCGGCGAAATCATACACAATTTTGCCGTGGCGCTGATCGTGGGCATCGTGGTGGGTACTTACTCGTCCATTTACGTTGCCAGCGCGCTGGCATTGCGTCTGGGCGTCAGCCGCGCCGACCTGCTGATTCCCGAGAAGGAAGGCGTTAGCGATAATCGTCCGTAA
- the yajC gene encoding preprotein translocase subunit YajC: MSFLISDAYAEVAGAQNPGLIEGLLPFAILAVFFVLFVWPQHKRGREHKKLIESLAKGTEVVTTGGIIGRIVEIDDNFVQLEVNDGVVIHVQRHAIASLMPKGTYKTRKKADNK, translated from the coding sequence ATGAGTTTTCTTATCAGCGATGCGTACGCCGAAGTAGCGGGCGCACAAAACCCAGGCCTGATCGAAGGTCTGCTTCCTTTTGCTATTCTCGCAGTATTTTTTGTGCTGTTCGTATGGCCGCAGCACAAGCGCGGACGTGAACACAAAAAACTGATCGAGAGTCTGGCCAAGGGCACTGAAGTCGTTACTACTGGCGGAATTATCGGTCGTATCGTCGAAATCGACGATAATTTTGTACAGCTTGAGGTGAACGATGGCGTGGTGATTCATGTTCAGCGTCATGCCATAGCAAGTCTGATGCCCAAGGGTACCTACAAAACAAGAAAGAAAGCCGATAATAAATAG
- the tpiA gene encoding triose-phosphate isomerase, translating to MRRSMVVANWKMYVSRASARVLLREIVDAVSEPPSCEVGVCAPYVYIPDCAEIVQGTCVLLGAQNLSDHKDGPYTGEISAAMLSEFGCRLVLVGHAERRYLYGENNLSVAARYLKAIEYGIAPILCVGETLEQREQGRTFQAIAEQLDTVISIAGIDSFTRAVVGYEPVWAIGSGQTASAEQAQEVHAFIRSQIASHSPRIAESLRILYGGSVKPKSAPELFAMPDIDGGLIGVAALNKQSFLEICNAVKV from the coding sequence ATGCGCCGTAGCATGGTGGTTGCGAATTGGAAAATGTACGTCAGTCGCGCAAGTGCCCGTGTATTGCTGCGTGAAATAGTGGATGCCGTTTCCGAGCCTCCGTCGTGTGAAGTCGGCGTCTGTGCTCCCTACGTGTATATTCCCGATTGCGCGGAGATAGTGCAGGGAACGTGCGTGTTGCTGGGTGCTCAGAACCTGTCGGATCATAAAGACGGTCCATACACAGGTGAAATTTCGGCGGCGATGTTAAGCGAGTTCGGTTGCCGCCTCGTTCTGGTTGGTCATGCGGAACGGCGTTACCTTTACGGCGAAAATAATTTATCGGTTGCCGCTCGTTATCTGAAAGCAATAGAGTATGGCATTGCGCCGATACTCTGCGTAGGCGAAACCCTGGAACAGCGTGAGCAGGGACGTACTTTTCAGGCTATAGCCGAACAGTTGGATACGGTGATTTCGATCGCAGGGATAGATTCCTTTACCAGGGCCGTAGTCGGCTATGAGCCTGTCTGGGCAATTGGCTCAGGTCAAACTGCCAGCGCTGAACAGGCGCAGGAAGTGCACGCCTTTATCAGGAGCCAGATCGCCTCTCACAGTCCCCGGATAGCCGAAAGTTTGCGGATACTATATGGCGGCAGCGTAAAACCGAAGAGTGCTCCCGAGCTTTTTGCAATGCCTGATATCGATGGCGGGTTGATAGGGGTGGCCGCGCTGAATAAACAATCGTTTCTTGAAATTTGTAATGCAGTCAAGGTGTAA
- the tgt gene encoding tRNA guanosine(34) transglycosylase Tgt: MRFSVSATDGLARRGRLNFPRGTIETPAFMPVGTYGTVKGMTPESLQELGAEIILGNTFHLMMRPGVDVIGAHGGLHGFMNWQKPILTDSGGFQVFSLGAMRKITEEGVVFRSPVDGGRVFMGPEESMQVQRVLGSDIVMIFDECTPYPVSCEQAAESMRLSLRWAQRSRQAHGYDNPSALFGIVQGGVYVDLRKESLDGLCAIGFDGYALGGLSVGEPKEERRHILESIPPLLPHDKPRYLMGVGTPEDIVEAVTLGIDMFDCVMPTRNARNAHLFTNEGVVRLRNSQYQNDTRPVEEGCGCYTCRHYSRAYLRHLDKCREMLGAQLNTIHNLYYYQSLMSGLRAAIESGALAGFVDMFHQKRKNFSVMS, from the coding sequence ATGCGGTTTTCGGTTTCAGCAACAGACGGTTTGGCCCGGCGCGGCCGTCTGAACTTTCCGCGCGGCACCATAGAGACGCCGGCCTTCATGCCGGTGGGTACCTATGGCACGGTCAAAGGCATGACACCGGAAAGCTTGCAGGAGCTTGGCGCTGAAATCATACTGGGCAATACCTTTCATTTGATGATGCGTCCGGGCGTGGACGTTATCGGCGCTCATGGCGGCTTGCACGGTTTCATGAACTGGCAAAAGCCGATATTGACCGACTCGGGCGGTTTTCAGGTGTTCAGTCTGGGAGCCATGCGTAAAATCACCGAGGAGGGCGTTGTTTTTCGCTCGCCGGTCGATGGCGGGCGTGTGTTCATGGGGCCGGAGGAGTCCATGCAGGTGCAGCGGGTGCTTGGCTCGGATATCGTGATGATTTTCGATGAATGCACGCCTTATCCGGTCTCCTGCGAACAGGCGGCGGAATCCATGCGCCTTTCGTTGCGCTGGGCGCAGCGCAGCCGTCAGGCACACGGTTACGACAACCCATCTGCATTATTCGGTATCGTGCAGGGCGGGGTGTATGTCGATTTGCGCAAGGAATCGCTGGATGGATTATGTGCCATCGGGTTCGATGGCTATGCCCTGGGCGGGCTTTCGGTAGGAGAGCCGAAAGAGGAGCGTAGGCATATTCTGGAAAGTATTCCGCCGCTGTTGCCGCATGACAAGCCGCGCTATCTGATGGGAGTCGGCACGCCGGAGGATATCGTCGAGGCGGTGACGTTGGGAATCGATATGTTCGACTGCGTCATGCCGACCCGGAATGCCAGAAACGCGCACCTGTTTACCAATGAAGGCGTCGTGCGCTTGCGCAACAGTCAATACCAGAACGATACGCGCCCGGTTGAAGAAGGCTGCGGCTGCTATACCTGCCGGCATTACAGCCGCGCTTATCTCCGGCACCTCGATAAATGCCGCGAAATGCTCGGCGCGCAACTGAACACCATACATAACCTGTACTATTATCAATCGTTGATGTCGGGTTTGCGGGCTGCCATTGAAAGCGGCGCCCTGGCCGGTTTTGTTGATATGTTCCATCAGAAACGCAAAAATTTTTCAGTTATGTCATAA
- a CDS encoding symmetrical bis(5'-nucleosyl)-tetraphosphatase — MAIYAIGDVQGCYGELQALLKLIRFNADTDTLWFTGDLVNRGPASLETLRFVRELGDAAVTVLGNHDIHLLAVAAGGARLKAGDTLDAILAAKDRDDLLNWLRRRPLMHTQHGYSLVHAGLPPQWSMKDAETNARSVEALLSGPDYHPLLAHLYGNQPDKWKESLKAYERHRFIINCFTRMRYCGADGRLDFTETCKPGDQTPGLIPWFKLPSRRSRGANILFGHWASLGYHEHDGCIGLDSGCLWGGELTALRIAGGPKQRYSVGADVRRMAG; from the coding sequence ATGGCCATCTATGCGATAGGAGACGTGCAGGGCTGCTACGGCGAACTGCAAGCGCTGCTTAAACTGATCCGCTTCAACGCGGATACGGATACGCTCTGGTTTACCGGCGACCTTGTCAATCGCGGCCCGGCATCGCTGGAAACCCTGCGCTTCGTCAGGGAACTGGGGGATGCCGCCGTTACCGTACTGGGCAATCACGACATACATCTGCTTGCCGTCGCAGCGGGAGGCGCTCGCCTTAAAGCAGGCGACACGCTGGACGCCATCCTCGCCGCCAAAGATCGCGACGACCTGCTGAATTGGCTGCGCCGCCGTCCGCTGATGCACACGCAACACGGCTATAGCCTGGTCCACGCCGGCCTGCCGCCGCAATGGTCTATGAAGGACGCGGAAACAAACGCACGCTCGGTGGAAGCGCTGCTGAGCGGTCCTGACTACCACCCGCTTTTAGCCCACCTGTATGGCAACCAGCCCGATAAATGGAAAGAGTCGCTGAAAGCTTACGAGCGCCATCGTTTTATCATCAACTGTTTTACCCGCATGCGCTATTGCGGCGCAGACGGACGGCTGGATTTCACCGAAACCTGCAAACCCGGCGACCAGACTCCTGGGCTGATTCCCTGGTTTAAACTACCTTCGCGCCGCAGCCGCGGCGCAAACATCCTGTTCGGCCATTGGGCCTCGCTCGGCTACCACGAGCATGACGGCTGCATCGGTCTGGATAGCGGCTGTTTGTGGGGCGGAGAGCTGACGGCGCTGCGTATCGCAGGCGGTCCGAAACAGCGCTATAGCGTGGGGGCCGATGTGCGGAGAATGGCGGGCTGA
- the secD gene encoding protein translocase subunit SecD, with translation MLNRFPLWKNVLILGVLALSIIYALPNFFGEDPSIQLSPIRASKLDAGTVTQIEKLLEGAALKAKKIELTDKRVLIRFSDTDVQLKAEELIKSEMGGNYTVALNLAPATPAWLRAIKAQPMYLGLDLRGGVHFMLQVDMEAAVTQAEERYAEDTRTLLREHKLHYVSVERDKANILIKFQDAQTMAQARDLFKKELRGLELEEQAADNVLKAKISPAELREVRKFAVAQNITTLRNRVNELGVAEPVIQQQGEDRIVVQLPGVQDTARAKEILGATATLEFRLVDSEHAVPTSADAKAPLGARMYTDRSGRPILLQRKIIVTGDQVVDASSGLASESGSAAVFINLNSAGAKKMADTTKDNIGKAMAVVYIENKSETRIVNGQKVTSRRKVEEVINVATIRDRFSKRFQISGLDSPDEARNLSLLLRAGALAAPVDIVEERTVGPSLGKENIEQGVRSFIIGFILVAVVVLYYYKVFGVVANITLLLNMSIIMAILSMLQATLTLPGIAGFTLTVGMAVDANVLIYERIKEELRNGNSPQAAIYAGFDRAFATIFDSHITNLLAAIMLFGIGSGPVKGFAVTLTIGIITSLFTAVTCTRMMVNFIYGQKRSVKLWI, from the coding sequence ATGCTGAACCGTTTTCCATTGTGGAAGAACGTGCTGATACTTGGCGTTCTGGCTCTCTCCATCATCTATGCCTTGCCAAATTTCTTTGGTGAAGATCCTTCCATACAATTGTCTCCCATTCGAGCGTCCAAACTGGATGCAGGCACTGTGACGCAGATCGAAAAACTGCTGGAAGGCGCGGCGCTGAAAGCCAAAAAGATAGAGCTGACGGATAAGCGCGTCCTGATCCGGTTTTCCGACACCGACGTCCAGCTTAAAGCCGAGGAGTTGATCAAATCCGAAATGGGCGGCAATTACACGGTGGCGCTCAATCTGGCGCCCGCCACGCCGGCATGGCTGCGCGCGATAAAAGCGCAGCCAATGTATCTGGGACTGGATCTGCGCGGCGGCGTGCATTTCATGCTGCAGGTCGATATGGAAGCGGCCGTGACGCAGGCCGAGGAGCGTTACGCGGAAGATACGCGCACCTTGTTGCGCGAGCATAAGCTGCATTATGTGTCAGTCGAGCGCGACAAGGCCAATATCCTGATCAAGTTTCAGGACGCTCAGACCATGGCCCAGGCCAGGGATTTATTCAAGAAGGAGTTGCGCGGGCTGGAACTGGAAGAGCAGGCGGCCGATAACGTATTGAAAGCGAAAATTTCACCGGCGGAGTTGCGCGAGGTGCGGAAATTCGCCGTAGCTCAAAACATCACCACGCTGCGTAACCGCGTGAACGAGCTGGGGGTGGCCGAGCCGGTAATTCAGCAGCAGGGTGAAGACCGCATCGTCGTGCAGCTTCCCGGCGTACAGGATACCGCGCGGGCCAAGGAAATTCTGGGTGCGACCGCGACGCTGGAGTTTCGTCTGGTCGACAGCGAACATGCGGTACCCACTTCTGCCGACGCCAAGGCGCCGCTGGGCGCGCGTATGTATACCGACCGTTCCGGCCGGCCTATCCTGTTGCAGCGTAAAATAATCGTAACCGGCGATCAGGTGGTGGATGCCTCGTCCGGACTCGCATCGGAAAGCGGATCGGCAGCCGTGTTCATCAATTTGAACAGCGCCGGCGCGAAGAAAATGGCCGATACCACCAAGGATAATATCGGCAAGGCGATGGCGGTGGTCTATATCGAAAATAAAAGCGAAACGCGTATCGTCAACGGCCAGAAAGTTACCTCCAGGCGCAAGGTGGAGGAAGTCATCAATGTCGCGACCATACGCGACCGCTTCAGCAAGCGTTTTCAGATCAGCGGGCTGGATAGTCCGGACGAAGCGCGCAATCTTTCGCTGCTGTTGCGCGCCGGCGCGCTTGCAGCCCCGGTCGATATCGTCGAAGAGCGTACCGTGGGGCCGAGCCTCGGCAAGGAAAATATCGAGCAGGGGGTTCGTTCGTTCATCATCGGCTTTATTCTGGTAGCCGTTGTGGTGCTGTATTACTACAAGGTGTTCGGCGTGGTCGCCAACATCACGCTGCTGCTGAACATGTCCATCATCATGGCGATTCTGTCCATGCTGCAGGCCACGCTGACCTTGCCGGGCATTGCCGGGTTCACCTTGACCGTCGGTATGGCGGTAGATGCCAACGTATTGATTTATGAACGTATCAAGGAGGAGTTGCGTAACGGCAATTCGCCGCAGGCGGCGATTTATGCCGGTTTCGACCGGGCGTTCGCCACGATTTTCGACTCGCATATCACCAACCTGCTGGCCGCGATCATGCTGTTCGGCATCGGTTCCGGTCCGGTCAAGGGTTTTGCGGTAACGCTTACTATCGGCATCATTACCTCGCTGTTTACCGCGGTGACCTGTACCCGCATGATGGTCAACTTCATTTACGGACAGAAGCGCTCCGTGAAACTTTGGATTTAA
- the secG gene encoding preprotein translocase subunit SecG: MYQALIVVHVVIALSIVGLVLLQQGRGADAGAGFGGGASNSVFGARGSASFLSRMTGIFAAVLFSSSLLLAYLGDKHDNAKDDLMDKVTAPQTDLPPATQAPNSAKQQSTSDLPTPAPVAPPKH, translated from the coding sequence ATGTATCAAGCTTTAATTGTCGTGCATGTCGTTATTGCACTGTCCATCGTCGGTCTCGTTCTTTTACAGCAAGGGCGGGGAGCTGACGCCGGAGCCGGTTTTGGCGGGGGGGCTTCCAACTCCGTTTTCGGCGCGAGGGGCTCGGCTTCCTTTTTGTCCAGAATGACGGGTATATTTGCCGCAGTGCTTTTTAGTTCCAGTTTGTTGCTTGCTTATTTGGGTGATAAGCATGATAATGCTAAAGATGATCTGATGGATAAAGTAACAGCGCCTCAAACGGATTTGCCGCCTGCCACGCAAGCGCCGAATTCCGCCAAACAGCAGTCAACCAGCGATTTGCCGACGCCTGCTCCTGTTGCGCCGCCCAAACATTAA